AAAGCACCCTAGCGCGAATGCCCAAGCCAACCGTTCGAGCACAGTTTCTTTATGAGCAGGCTGCAGGCACAGCAGAGGCAACTGCGTGGTCATAATTTCACCATACATCTTGCTTCATCTCATAGAAGCCAATCAACTCCAACCGTTTGGCATTGcgtttataattttgtttcattaaattttgaattttttttttttctaaaattgaatGGAGTTTATactttttgaatcgttttaatgtactgatgttaaaaataatttttaaaaaataaaaaaacatccatatttcagcacaaaaaaactatttaaaaaacaaccgctagtATACTGCATAAATATACTCATCAAGCTTCCAATTAGTCAATCACACTTTCTCTTCCATATGGCCATGGGGTTCCCCATTCGTTTCTTCTCAAAAGACGAGCCAAATTAtgtaaataacaacaaatgtgTGCACGCAAGTAGAAACAGGGCCAAAGACTTTCCGCTCTCCGTGTCTGCCACAACGACAAACCATGCAACCTCCATACACAATCCCTAAACCCTTTTTTGAGTTTACATTCCCTgcttgaaaaaatcaaagaaaagaaggcATTGCTTGTCCATGATAGACCAAAGCTACCCTTCCTCTCGGGCTTGCTGCACGTCCCTACATTTTGGACTACGGTCTCCCAAAGAGCCTATTTGTCAAAATTTCACAGTTTCGTCTAAGGGGTGGCCATCTAACCAACAAAGCTATCTTCATTTCAGCAAGGAGATTCGGGTCATTTCCCGAAGAAAAGGGTGGTCTTTCTCTTCACTCAAGACCATAATTTcacagagaagagaagaaagggaaaaaacaagaagaaaagaatctcATCAAGTACAAATCAGAATTCTCATAGTCGTTGCTTATCAAATGGGTGCTCTTAAAGCCATGCTTCTCTACTTGATTATACACCAGACATGGAAGATCACCGCTGATGATGAGGAATGGAAGTCTGCCACTGCAACATACGTTAAGGAAACAAATGGATCGATCGTTGTAGGTAATTCTCTACCAACTGGTCCCAGTAAGGGTGAAACATTCTGTTTCTTCAACTCGTAATGGTGTTTCATATTccacaaaaaaaagtttcagtTTGGATTGTAAAGATTAAACTGCCATTGTTTAATGTTGCAGAAGGTGCTTGTGGGTATGCGGACCTTCACAAGGCCACCTATGGAAAGTACAGTGCTGGACTAAGTAGCATGCTGTTCAACAGAGGGAGTACCTGTGGGGCTTGCTTCGAGGTCAGATGTGTCGACCACATCTTATGGTGCCTGCAGGGTAGCCCCTCGGTCATTCTCACTGCAACAGATTTCTGTCCTCCAAATTACGGGCTTTCGGCGGATTATGGTGGCTGGTGTAATTTCCCGAAAGAACACTTCGACATGTCAGAGGCAGCATTTACTGAAATCGCAGAGAAAAAAGCCGATATTGTGCCAGTTCAACACAGAAGGTATCACTAATCAATTCGCAATTTCTTGCTAAATGAGTATAGGCTTCTCTATTTTATAGTACGTTAGATGAGCAAACATTGATTATGCTAATTTTGTGTAGGGTGAAGTGTGAAAGAAGGGGTGGGCTGAGATTCACAGTGAGTGGAAATTTTCACTTCTATCAAGTCCTGATCTCCAATGTGGGGTTGGATGGTGAGGTGATTGCTGTGAAAGTGAAGGGTTCGAAAACAGCATGGATACCTATGGCAAGAAACTGGGGACAAAACTGGCAATCTAATGTCAACCTTATTGGACAGCCTCTATCTTTCGAGGTTACAACCAGCAGCAGAAAAACACTCACATCTTACAATGTTGCACCAGCAAACTGGCAATTCGGTCAGACATTTGAAGGCAAACAATTCTAGTGTGAGAGGCTTTTAGGCTCGAGGCATAGGTTCACACTTCCCTTTTGCTTAGAATGACTAAAATTCTCTTGCTATGTGATGAAGTTGGTTCTTGGTCAAAAGAAGGTAAGAAAGTTGTAAAAGAaagttgggaaaaaaaagaaatgcaaggTCCCAGTTTTGTCTCTTTACGTGCTTTTGAGAGTAGAAAGTTAACTGCTCTTGAAATGTGTAACTACTAAAATGTTTAAGGTTTATATTCACTTCAAAAGACAAGAGAAAAGTTTAAGATATGTATCTCTTACCGTGAGTTTTTAACCAGGCAATCCTTGCTTCATGAACTAGGCTGTACTTTGAGATGATTTACTTTGATTCTACAAGAATGATTATAAATTAAGCACAGCTGTGGAAATCATCATTGATGGAAGCTTTCTCATCAAATGCAACTGCTAGTATGTAATGCAGGGGAAAACAAAGAGAGACTCATTTGATGTCCAAATTACAGAGGCGCAATATTGAAAACTGAGGTAAGTAAAGCATAACCAAAGAAGTGAATTTATGCTGTTGTAGAGATGACACAGCTACCAGGTCTAGAACAAATTGCTGAACCTTTCCAGTCACATGAGCTACCAGGATAAAACATTTCTTACTTTAATTCATTTGGGAGCAATTGAAATACAGTTGTCTCCACAGAGTCGTTGCTCTTTACATTTCCAGTGTGTAaaatgggttttttattttaataaaagtaatCATAACAACTAGGATAGATTAACAGAGGAAAGAAAATCACCCTCTTCAACTTTCATGTTCCAATGAAAGGAGAGTAAAAGAAGCGAGTTTCTAACTACATATCTGATACAACTACAAAAATCaccaaaattaaacaaagtaccaaaagaaaaacacaggcTATGGGTAAAGAAAGAAGAGATCATAGAGATTGAGTTAAATGAAGAAACATATACCATGTTGGCATTGCAGAACCAAAAGGCCATGTATGATTTCTCTGTCAGCAACATGAAGTTGAACACACATTCCAGGTTGTTCTTCACAAGGTACCCTTACTGCCAAGTGATGGTGAACTAACCAATTCAAAAGCTGGGATTTTGATCTATATCTTACTTTAAGTAACTCAACTTGCTATCTCTTCCCCCGTCGTAATTGAGGGAATCACCGTAATACTTGTAAGCATCCTGCCTGACAGTAACAGATTCGCCAATGTATTCTAAACCACTCACGAGTAATTTAAATGTAGACCTGTTAGGTTCACATCCTATTACAACAGACTTTgtatattggattttttttctagttttaaattttttttttaatttttgaattgatgttaatattaaaacaaaaattaaaaaaaaaaaactatttttttacatttcaaaataaaaaacattttgaaaatcaatttatatcACACTTCGAATACAAATAGGCACTTCATAGCAAGTCCACTCAGCTTAAAACTAATCAGAGTCATCACCGCTAATTTCAGTCTccaaatacctaaaaaaaagaagccggACCTCGTCAATAAATCCATTGCTAGACATTACTTTAATCATCTCATCATAAAACACCACTTGTGGTTTGTACCAGTACTCCTCTGTGATTgggtttcaaaaataaataatgaatgatATTTGACCTTGAGAGCCAAAAGGCAGTGGTTCTGGCGGAGGAGTTGGCGACGAACGGCAGTCAAAAGGAACTTCAACAATCGGTTGGATTTAGAACGGAAGGCTTGATCAAGCAGCGACTTGTCGTTTTTGTAAGTAAGCtcgttttatttttgaaggcTTGTATTGTTTGAATGGCGTCGATGCTGGGGTTTCTGCTTTTCCGAAACGATTGGCTTTGGATTAAGGAAATGGAAACTACTACTAGTATTGCTGGTTGTTTTTGTCTATCATCAGCCTctttgaatttaatttctttcttctgtCTGCACTGCCCCGCACCGCACCGGCAGCAGTAGTGGCCAGTGAGAGGATGATGATGGTGAGTAGTGACATGAGATAGTACTCTGCAGCATTGGAACTGTGGATTGTTgagtattttcaatttcacttattttttttttactcgtaTGAGAATGGATTGCAGTGCAGgtgttattaaatattttttagttttaaattaatttttttatatttttaaattattttaatatattaaaaataaaaataattttttaaaaaataaaaaatattattttaatatattattaaataaaaataatttttattacattttcaaataaatactaaaaaatgaGATGAGTGGGTGATGACgtgattaaaaaattttaaatttaattttgagagcgaataagaaaatattgaaagattaaaataaatcaaaaataaattttgtttcaaaataaaataacatattagttatttaattatatgaatttttttaaaaaaattatctaattaatctagttttttattggataataaaaaaaatattttcaaattaacgTACACacatttaaccttttttttaatttaatttaattataatatgtgTTTTCAAGTAAAcataaatacaaattttttaaagattattgagagaaagaaaaagactaTTTAAGAAACAACTTATATACTTTATCTAGGTatttgtgaatttattttttcaaattacaaatcaaatagaatatatatatatatatatatatataatgataatttaattattttatcttatttaaaaatttaaattaattcgggatataaaatataatttttgaaataaaaatacaaaataaataaataaattataatttgtttatatataaatgaaccATGATGAACAACTTTTTCATCGCCTTTCAATGTTACATTCCTCTAGTAGATGCAGATAAATCCGAAAATGgttaattacaaaaacaaattatagtttatttatttattttgtatttttatttcaaaaattatattttatatcccgaattaatttaaatttttaaataagataaaataattaaattatcattatattatattatatatatatatattgtattagaaatcaaccaaaaaaataatttgtttttcactttattccattgatgatttctttttctctttcaaacacctatctctatctctctctctctaaacctaaatcaaacataaattttgttgtttttaattaaaaccctaataaaACCCTTTTTCTACATTTCTTTACATTGTTGGCAATGTATCTCACTCGCAAACACAAGGAAAACAAGGTTTTTGAAATCTACTTTCTCTCGTTTTCTTTCACATTTTCTCACCAACTAAACAACATTGGTCTAATTTGAAGCAATGCAATGCCAATTGAAGATTAATgcaaattaataatgttttacgAATCTAGTATATTCAAAGAACATGTTATTTGGTATATAAataatgattaatcaaatatttatgtattttttttagcctAGGAAATGCAAAAATTAACAATACTAATCATGGTATTTGCAGAAACAGTTCTTGTCAGTAGGACTTAAAAATCATCCGATGATAAAGTCAGTAACTTTTAAATAAagtgataataaataaaagaagaaagagcttTTTATTCAAAGAATAAACGTGTTTGTTCTTGATATTTTGTGATTAATGTTTTGAGATATACAAATTTTTAgagtagaaatttttttttacctgaatGGTTCATGAGTTATTTATAACTCTTGAACCCTGTTATtcataggaaaagaaaagactAGAAagttattttgcttttaatgatattaataagagataaatattttttatatatcattaacgagagataaatatctcttacacgttattaatgaaataaaaaatataataaaccttttattcatttatagttataaaaaaatgattatcttttacataaataattcatattaataatttgaaGATAAAACTTTATGATTCTAATATAGATCTTGAAGttcaattaaatttgatatatatatatatatatatatatatatattctctacCATATCTATAATGAGGTGAGTtgaatctaaatatattttactagaTTCATGTATCCGAATTCGAACTCCTTGGCATTTTACCAAATCTACGTTTGATTGAACTAACACCTCTATCTAtagattttaagttaaaaatattgacTTGTCGCAAATCTTCAAGACCACCTCCCTTTTGCGCgcgcgctctctctctctttctcactgtaaaacccaaaaaaaaaaaaccctaatttatcTCGTACTTTCCAAATGCAATGCTTTAAGCATTCCTTCACAACTTTGTTCTTTTGACAGTACAGGATGGCTTCGCAGTGACTCAAGACAATAAACGAGCAGATCTGGTTTTGTATTTCAAGCACTTTCTTGCCCAAAAATGGTAGCATATTTGTGATGCATTTATGTAGCGACGCATCAGCAGAGAGCAAGCTAAGGCTTCAGATCAACTAGTATTTAtagcaattttataatttagacGATAACAAATttgtatataatattaatattggaGAGGCTTCTTAGTCATTTAATATAATACAATGAAAATCGCGTAAATAATCTTGTATTCTTttgctatttcttttttcacGCCAGCTTGagcatatatataaacagttaTAAATATacaatgtaatttaaaaaaaaaaacagagacagaaataaaataaaaaaaacagcaggCTTTTGTAATTATCtcattagaaaaacaatattttctcaaattaatatCTCTCATCGCTTGGTTTACGATTTTTCCTTGTCGATATATACTGCACAATCTAGAGTTTAATAAATGCAAAGAAAcattaatttatacataaaagCCAGTTTTTAATCATCATCAAGTCATCATTTGATGATCACAAGCTCATACTCTCCTCATCGAACTGGATTGGATTCTCTAAGAGCATTGCATAAacgaattacaaaaaaaagatgagaaaacattaattattgcgttttttttagcttaaagcAATACACAGTACACTTTTATCAAAcgcataaatatttttgaaaaaagtaattaaattcatCAAAGCAATCTCATGAACACCTGTGTGATCTGTAAATTGACtgtatttcatttcattaaatCAGGACAGGACCAGtgttattactatttttttcaaaaaaaaaaaaaaaagcttcgaTGAATTCTATGTTGCATACATGTCT
The DNA window shown above is from Populus trichocarpa isolate Nisqually-1 chromosome 4, P.trichocarpa_v4.1, whole genome shotgun sequence and carries:
- the LOC18098171 gene encoding expansin-A20, yielding MIDQSYPSSRACCTSLHFGLRSPKEPICQNFTVSSKGWPSNQQSYLHFSKEIRVISRRKGWSFSSLKTIISQRREEREKTRRKESHQVQIRILIVVAYQMGALKAMLLYLIIHQTWKITADDEEWKSATATYVKETNGSIVVEGACGYADLHKATYGKYSAGLSSMLFNRGSTCGACFEVRCVDHILWCLQGSPSVILTATDFCPPNYGLSADYGGWCNFPKEHFDMSEAAFTEIAEKKADIVPVQHRRVKCERRGGLRFTVSGNFHFYQVLISNVGLDGEVIAVKVKGSKTAWIPMARNWGQNWQSNVNLIGQPLSFEVTTSSRKTLTSYNVAPANWQFGQTFEGKQF